A stretch of the Planktothricoides raciborskii GIHE-MW2 genome encodes the following:
- a CDS encoding chemotaxis response regulator protein-glutamate methylesterase, with the protein MDRVVKVLVVDDSAYVRKVVKQMLLRSPFIEVVGAATDGEEALNKVEELQPDVITLDLIMPNMDGVQFLKAQMSKFPIPVVIVSIADEAGEMALAALNEGAVDFVQKPTALANEKIFDLTEELIEKVKAAAKVHPKGMPAKKFLPEVQQPIVKTMTSKSLDLIAIGISTGGPQALTYLIPQLPRNLPVPVAIVLHMPVGYTKLYAERLNNISALTVVEAVEGEDLKPGMVMIAPAGRHLTFIRRPVTNTVMTHLDTRPFDTLHRPSVDVMFESAAEVYRDRVLGIVMTGMGNDGKQGAAWIKSQGGMIFTEAESSCVVYGMPRSVVEAGLSDRVVTLENMANAILALF; encoded by the coding sequence ATGGATCGGGTGGTCAAAGTTTTAGTGGTGGATGATTCAGCTTATGTACGGAAAGTCGTGAAGCAAATGCTCTTACGCAGTCCGTTCATTGAAGTGGTGGGAGCTGCAACCGATGGAGAAGAAGCGTTAAACAAAGTCGAAGAACTCCAACCGGATGTGATTACATTAGACTTAATTATGCCCAATATGGATGGGGTGCAGTTTCTCAAAGCGCAAATGTCCAAGTTTCCTATTCCGGTGGTGATTGTTAGCATTGCTGATGAGGCGGGGGAAATGGCTTTAGCGGCTCTGAATGAGGGGGCTGTTGATTTTGTGCAAAAACCTACTGCACTGGCTAATGAAAAGATATTTGATCTGACTGAGGAGTTGATCGAGAAAGTCAAAGCGGCGGCGAAAGTCCATCCCAAGGGGATGCCAGCGAAAAAGTTCCTCCCAGAAGTTCAGCAGCCCATTGTCAAAACAATGACATCTAAATCCCTCGATTTAATTGCAATTGGGATTTCTACTGGCGGTCCACAAGCCCTCACCTATTTGATTCCCCAGTTGCCTAGGAATTTGCCCGTCCCAGTGGCGATTGTGTTGCATATGCCCGTGGGTTATACAAAACTTTATGCCGAACGACTGAATAACATTTCTGCGCTGACCGTGGTTGAGGCGGTGGAAGGAGAAGATTTGAAACCTGGAATGGTGATGATCGCACCCGCAGGCCGACATTTAACGTTTATTCGCAGGCCGGTGACAAATACGGTGATGACTCATTTGGATACTCGTCCTTTTGATACTTTGCATCGTCCTAGTGTGGATGTGATGTTTGAATCGGCGGCTGAAGTCTATCGCGACCGTGTTTTGGGCATTGTGATGACCGGAATGGGTAATGATGGCAAACAAGGTGCTGCCTGGATTAAATCCCAAGGGGGCATGATTTTTACTGAAGCAGAATCTAGTTGTGTGGTCTATGGTATGCCTCGGTCGGTGGTGGAAGCTGGGTTAAGCGATCGCGTGGTGACACTGGAAAATATGGCCAACGCGATTCTGGCTTTATTTTAA
- a CDS encoding protein-glutamate O-methyltransferase CheR: MEFNSDSLHLSGTTFQLLRDLIETHTGVHYDQSQCQILQDKLAPRIFTLGLDSFLDYYYLLKYDAGAKEEWIQLMNIISVPETFFWREFDQIKSMVDVLVPQYFAQGNQEPLRIWSAACATGEEPLTIAMALNEKGWFHQGLPIEIYASDGSARSIEMAKRGLYRERSFRSFPLYLQKKYFQQQDQNAWKILPEIHQRVQWSNRNLMSEHDVRPMATAPFIFCRNVFIYFSQEAIKKTLQIFAQMMPVPGYLFVSASESLLRLTNDFDLEQINGAFVYQKKV, encoded by the coding sequence ATGGAATTTAATTCAGACTCTTTACACTTGTCCGGGACAACTTTTCAACTACTACGAGATTTAATTGAAACACATACAGGAGTTCATTACGATCAAAGCCAATGCCAAATACTACAAGATAAATTAGCTCCTCGGATTTTCACCTTGGGATTAGACTCGTTTTTGGACTACTATTATTTGCTAAAATATGATGCTGGAGCGAAAGAGGAGTGGATACAGTTGATGAATATTATTTCCGTGCCAGAAACATTTTTTTGGCGGGAGTTTGATCAAATTAAATCAATGGTTGATGTCTTAGTCCCCCAATATTTTGCCCAGGGAAATCAAGAACCTTTAAGAATTTGGAGTGCGGCCTGTGCCACGGGAGAAGAACCGTTAACCATTGCGATGGCTTTGAATGAAAAAGGTTGGTTTCATCAAGGTTTACCGATCGAGATTTATGCTAGTGATGGCAGTGCTAGATCGATTGAAATGGCCAAACGAGGTTTATACCGAGAACGTTCTTTTCGCAGTTTCCCTTTATATTTGCAAAAAAAATATTTTCAGCAGCAGGATCAAAACGCCTGGAAAATTCTTCCAGAAATTCATCAACGAGTCCAATGGTCTAATAGGAATTTGATGAGTGAACATGATGTCCGTCCTATGGCCACAGCGCCGTTTATTTTTTGCCGCAATGTGTTTATTTATTTTTCGCAGGAAGCCATCAAAAAAACCTTGCAGATATTTGCTCAAATGATGCCAGTGCCTGGTTATTTATTTGTGAGTGCTTCCGAATCTTTATTAAGGTTAACGAATGACTTTGATTTGGAGCAGATTAATGGAGCATTTGTGTATCAAAAAAAAGTATAA
- a CDS encoding HEAT repeat domain-containing protein produces the protein MYSFNSQIYILKTDRNLTVTSWDPLLEQITGLSSTTVCGKPLNVIAPNMDLGDWLARFQRVLDEGEIQTNTPHFDQPLIPCVPTKSSAYFQQMQQRVTISPWREGDRIRGTTISIEDVTPLMDLEREMAEKLANPDETIRLQAAQALANQSTDLPDNPLVSAMGDESWRVRQTAVNTLVVQAQETTINRILSILREEHTNLSALNSALQVLALSNIDTLPTLIDWLTQSEDPDLRIYTALLLGEQKDPRAIPPLIAVLKDEDINVRYHAIEALGNLRAVEAVETLAEIAESRDFFLAFPALEALMRIGDPLGADRLVPLLEDEMLCEPAAGALGKLGDKQVVEPLAQLLNSPDGPTIAISRAIATLYERYEKVYGEGQHIADLANRGIKQQGESNLIAALSEAKGEELVAVTLLLTWRSGLAVEQALTQLLGEPIVRSMVMETLVNYGRQGKDIRSRVCNLLIEQLTAEQLETRRCAVVILGQIGDPLAVPALTVVLGDIDSQRINPPLDSPQSAIDSTFASESSLELSLAEQEQRRLWIILERLAHLPTDPELIIVAAEALAKIGDRRSFEALMSLLGNGDAGVRQAAIAALNSLGHPDMSGQIFQRLQDENPKVRESAVKIAGYFAWPNCVDLLLQLCHDPNNRVRRAAIEHLPYLESDRVIAALVEAIHNEQPNVRASAARAFGQIDPETALPHLLQALNDIEPWVRYYSARSLGWHADIQALDPLSRLSQNDPATHVRAAAIEALGQIGKSLAQKTESLELQNQIKATLVQTLAPLATSGNSEEDVARTAIAALGSIGHADALTPLLDLLKSPLPTRRIDALEMLGTCGNESVVEPIEELLNEESETRVVNVAIQTLGELRSASATTTLIELLCHSQYREAAISALTANALPRHQSISGSAPTTEEQIEWLAKGLTHPDPMVRSGLVEVLTRFKHPLASRLLVQALDDTDASVRLSCIRALAHLGHRGIEEKLQMMTRNDPNARVRRAAQKLLQD, from the coding sequence ATGTATTCGTTTAACTCTCAAATCTATATTCTAAAAACAGACAGAAATCTGACGGTGACTTCTTGGGATCCGCTGTTAGAACAGATTACCGGGCTGTCATCTACCACTGTGTGCGGCAAACCCTTGAATGTGATCGCGCCCAATATGGATTTAGGGGACTGGTTAGCCCGATTTCAACGGGTGTTAGATGAAGGGGAAATTCAAACCAACACCCCTCACTTCGATCAGCCCTTAATTCCTTGTGTCCCCACCAAGTCATCCGCCTATTTTCAACAAATGCAGCAGCGGGTGACGATTTCCCCCTGGCGAGAAGGCGATCGGATTCGCGGCACAACTATCAGTATCGAGGATGTCACCCCGCTGATGGATCTAGAACGAGAAATGGCCGAAAAATTGGCCAATCCCGATGAAACCATTCGCCTGCAAGCCGCGCAAGCTTTGGCCAATCAAAGCACTGATTTACCGGATAATCCTTTAGTATCCGCGATGGGCGATGAAAGTTGGCGGGTACGTCAGACCGCCGTGAATACCTTGGTGGTGCAAGCGCAAGAAACCACCATTAATCGCATCTTGAGCATCTTGCGCGAAGAACATACGAATCTAAGTGCGCTCAATAGTGCCTTGCAGGTCTTAGCCCTGAGTAATATTGATACTTTGCCGACGCTGATCGATTGGCTGACCCAAAGCGAAGATCCGGATCTGCGGATTTATACCGCTTTGTTGTTGGGAGAACAAAAAGACCCCCGCGCCATTCCCCCCCTGATTGCAGTTTTAAAAGATGAGGATATCAATGTCCGCTACCACGCGATCGAGGCTTTGGGGAACTTAAGGGCGGTGGAAGCGGTGGAAACCTTGGCGGAAATTGCCGAATCTCGGGATTTCTTTTTAGCGTTTCCGGCTTTGGAAGCTTTGATGCGGATTGGCGATCCCCTAGGGGCCGATCGCCTCGTCCCCCTGCTGGAAGATGAAATGCTGTGCGAACCCGCTGCTGGGGCTTTGGGAAAACTGGGGGATAAACAAGTCGTCGAGCCTTTAGCCCAGTTGTTGAATAGTCCAGATGGCCCAACGATCGCCATTTCTCGAGCCATTGCCACCCTCTATGAACGATATGAAAAAGTTTATGGGGAAGGACAGCATATTGCCGATTTAGCTAATCGTGGCATCAAGCAGCAAGGGGAATCTAATCTCATTGCTGCTTTATCGGAAGCGAAGGGGGAAGAACTCGTCGCTGTCACCCTACTGTTAACTTGGCGTTCCGGTCTGGCAGTGGAACAAGCTTTAACGCAACTCTTGGGCGAACCCATCGTCCGCTCAATGGTGATGGAAACCTTGGTTAACTATGGCCGACAAGGAAAAGACATTCGCTCGCGGGTCTGCAATCTGTTAATTGAACAACTGACCGCCGAGCAGTTAGAAACTCGTCGCTGCGCGGTGGTGATTTTGGGACAAATTGGCGATCCCTTGGCCGTGCCAGCCCTGACGGTTGTGTTGGGGGATATTGACAGTCAGCGGATCAATCCCCCCCTTGATTCCCCCCAAAGTGCTATTGATTCAACTTTTGCCTCTGAGTCCTCATTAGAATTATCCCTGGCTGAACAAGAGCAAAGACGGCTGTGGATTATTTTGGAGCGTTTGGCTCATTTGCCCACAGATCCAGAATTAATTATTGTTGCGGCTGAGGCTTTGGCCAAAATAGGCGATCGCCGGTCGTTTGAAGCCCTGATGTCCTTGTTGGGTAATGGGGACGCAGGCGTCCGTCAAGCAGCGATCGCCGCTTTAAATTCTCTCGGTCATCCCGATATGTCCGGGCAAATTTTCCAGCGCTTACAGGATGAAAACCCCAAAGTCCGGGAATCAGCGGTGAAAATTGCTGGTTACTTTGCTTGGCCAAATTGTGTCGATTTGCTTTTGCAGTTATGTCACGACCCTAATAATCGCGTCCGTCGGGCGGCGATCGAACATCTGCCTTATTTAGAAAGCGATCGGGTGATTGCGGCATTAGTCGAAGCCATCCACAATGAACAGCCCAATGTTCGAGCCTCCGCTGCCCGCGCTTTCGGTCAAATAGACCCAGAGACAGCCCTCCCCCATCTGCTCCAGGCTTTAAACGATATCGAACCCTGGGTACGATATTATAGTGCGCGGTCTTTGGGATGGCACGCGGATATTCAAGCCTTAGATCCTTTGTCTCGCTTAAGCCAGAATGATCCCGCTACTCATGTTCGGGCGGCGGCGATCGAAGCCCTGGGACAAATTGGTAAGTCTCTCGCTCAGAAAACCGAGTCTTTAGAGCTTCAGAATCAGATTAAAGCGACTTTGGTTCAAACCTTAGCTCCCCTCGCCACTTCAGGAAATAGTGAGGAAGATGTGGCGCGGACGGCGATCGCTGCCTTGGGAAGCATTGGTCATGCTGATGCTTTAACACCGTTGTTAGATCTCCTCAAATCTCCCTTGCCTACCAGACGGATTGATGCCTTAGAAATGCTGGGAACCTGTGGCAACGAGAGTGTGGTTGAGCCGATCGAAGAATTACTCAATGAGGAAAGTGAAACCAGAGTGGTGAATGTGGCCATTCAAACCCTGGGTGAATTGAGATCGGCATCAGCCACAACCACTTTAATTGAGCTTTTATGTCATTCACAATATCGGGAAGCGGCAATTTCCGCCCTCACCGCCAATGCTCTACCCCGGCATCAAAGCATATCAGGTTCTGCTCCTACCACTGAAGAACAAATCGAATGGCTGGCTAAAGGGTTGACTCACCCAGATCCAATGGTGCGATCGGGATTGGTGGAAGTGCTGACCCGATTTAAACATCCTCTCGCTTCCAGACTATTAGTGCAAGCCTTGGATGATACCGATGCCTCCGTTCGCTTATCCTGTATCCGAGCCCTGGCACACCTAGGTCATCGTGGTATCGAGGAAAAACTGCAAATGATGACTCGTAACGATCCCAATGCCAGAGTCCGTCGGGCAGCCCAAAAATTGCTCCAGGATTAA
- a CDS encoding methyl-accepting chemotaxis protein, whose product MARKPKPQYNRNSSSAAPQQADNNFALAAEIARVRDQGNQVTASANEIYQISEDVQQGATAQLKSLEETRSQTRSIAVTLAETAQQAESLFNSSEELVSSINEMAASSEQVSGNSLQLTAAIRQVSSSIQETNISIKNVAENTDSMATSANEVSGSVNEIAASIKSVSRDTDSLSSSINETAATIEEMTRSIQSVSQNADDVTAAAEETTASMNEMGTSIEQVSATIENLATSVQDVSTSMEEMGRSVQGVAQNAERITDVANTAAVSSQELERSIRSVNNLTKQASELTTRVTRDAQNGGETIQKAIQGMGRVRDAMVQSADVINDMGKRTSEISSIVDTINLISERTNLLSLNASIEAARAGEAGRGFAVVAEEIRNLADRAAQATTEIASIIKTLQGVVQEAINASTDAVRVAEQSSTQAEEGAKGLKTILNGIQETTQVVGQIMRATEEQLIAGQNVVKAIDTTVIQAKEVAQATKEQAKSTQTIVDATLQMRKITQQVTQAMNEQARAARDVLKAAQNTNSLTTQVRKAAAEQVKGSQQIMQAVESMRRSASTTARALSEQATASEQISQEVDRLTRMIGNVNKSMSSQSVAAGQITQAVESMRQQSEQLSKAMTEQSRTIKDMTIAAQNVNKQISQITKSNRDHSQLAAAQLEAIQEITTIAERNAQGVKTTQKAASSLLERSNQLAMIMDRLSD is encoded by the coding sequence ATGGCTCGCAAACCTAAACCCCAATATAATAGAAATTCATCTTCCGCAGCCCCTCAACAAGCTGACAATAATTTTGCGTTAGCGGCAGAAATTGCCCGCGTCCGGGATCAAGGCAATCAAGTCACGGCGTCGGCTAATGAAATTTATCAGATTTCTGAGGACGTGCAACAAGGCGCAACGGCTCAGTTGAAATCCCTGGAAGAAACCCGTAGTCAAACTCGGTCGATCGCTGTCACCTTGGCAGAAACCGCTCAACAAGCGGAGTCTTTGTTTAATTCCAGTGAAGAATTAGTCTCCTCGATCAATGAAATGGCCGCATCCAGCGAGCAAGTCTCTGGGAATTCATTACAGTTGACGGCGGCGATCCGCCAAGTCTCTAGCTCGATTCAAGAAACCAATATTTCCATTAAAAATGTGGCGGAAAATACTGATAGCATGGCGACTTCTGCCAATGAAGTCAGTGGCTCAGTGAATGAAATTGCCGCATCGATTAAAAGTGTGAGTCGGGATACGGATAGTCTGTCTAGTTCCATTAATGAAACTGCGGCGACCATTGAGGAAATGACCCGCTCGATTCAAAGTGTGTCCCAAAATGCCGATGATGTCACCGCAGCCGCAGAAGAAACTACCGCCTCCATGAATGAAATGGGGACTTCCATTGAACAAGTCTCGGCGACGATCGAAAATCTGGCCACCAGTGTCCAAGATGTCTCCACGTCAATGGAAGAAATGGGGCGATCGGTTCAGGGGGTAGCCCAAAATGCGGAACGCATTACCGATGTAGCCAATACCGCAGCAGTGAGTTCCCAAGAATTAGAGCGATCGATCCGCAGTGTAAATAATCTGACGAAACAAGCCTCGGAATTGACCACCAGAGTCACCCGCGATGCCCAAAATGGTGGGGAAACCATCCAAAAAGCGATTCAAGGTATGGGCCGGGTGCGGGATGCGATGGTGCAATCTGCTGATGTGATTAATGATATGGGCAAGCGCACCAGTGAAATTAGTTCGATTGTGGATACGATTAATTTGATTTCTGAACGGACGAATTTACTCTCCCTGAATGCCTCCATTGAAGCAGCCCGGGCTGGGGAGGCGGGACGAGGGTTCGCGGTGGTGGCGGAAGAAATCCGTAATTTAGCAGATCGCGCGGCTCAGGCAACTACGGAGATTGCTTCTATTATTAAAACGTTACAGGGGGTGGTTCAAGAAGCGATTAATGCGTCCACGGATGCGGTACGAGTGGCAGAACAGAGTTCGACTCAAGCGGAAGAAGGAGCTAAAGGGTTAAAAACCATTCTGAATGGGATTCAAGAAACCACCCAGGTGGTCGGACAAATTATGCGAGCCACAGAAGAACAACTGATCGCCGGTCAAAATGTGGTAAAGGCGATCGACACTACGGTGATTCAAGCTAAAGAAGTGGCTCAAGCCACCAAAGAACAAGCTAAATCCACCCAAACGATTGTGGACGCCACCTTGCAAATGCGGAAAATCACTCAGCAAGTGACCCAGGCGATGAACGAGCAAGCTCGTGCGGCTCGAGATGTTTTAAAAGCGGCACAAAATACCAATTCCTTGACCACCCAAGTCCGTAAAGCAGCGGCGGAACAGGTGAAAGGTTCGCAGCAAATTATGCAAGCAGTGGAATCCATGCGCCGAAGTGCTTCGACTACAGCCCGGGCTTTGTCAGAACAAGCCACCGCCAGCGAACAAATTTCTCAGGAGGTAGACCGACTGACTCGGATGATTGGCAATGTGAACAAGTCCATGAGTAGTCAATCCGTTGCCGCAGGTCAAATTACCCAAGCGGTGGAAAGTATGCGGCAGCAGTCGGAGCAACTGTCCAAAGCGATGACCGAACAATCTCGCACGATTAAGGACATGACCATTGCCGCCCAAAACGTGAATAAACAGATTAGTCAGATTACCAAGTCTAATCGGGATCATTCCCAGCTTGCAGCAGCCCAACTGGAAGCGATTCAGGAAATCACCACCATTGCCGAACGGAATGCTCAAGGGGTGAAAACGACCCAAAAAGCCGCCTCTTCTTTGCTAGAACGATCGAATCAATTGGCGATGATTATGGATCGCTTAAGTGATTGA
- a CDS encoding chemotaxis protein CheW, with translation MNLDQQSSEPFILFEIAQTNYAIQAKLVQQMEMIETITPVPNAPNFVEGVVFSRGQVIPVINLRTRLGLKKAEYNLRTRLIVIQTGTRTVGAIADSAREFVSIPTNAIQPPPDAIGASSKYISGIIRLGERIILLLNVEQLLTIADEITDLPTVRS, from the coding sequence ATGAATTTAGATCAGCAATCATCAGAGCCTTTTATTTTGTTTGAAATTGCTCAGACAAATTATGCGATTCAGGCCAAGTTAGTCCAGCAAATGGAAATGATTGAAACGATTACTCCGGTGCCCAATGCGCCAAATTTTGTAGAGGGGGTGGTATTTTCCCGGGGACAAGTGATTCCGGTGATCAATTTACGCACTCGGTTAGGCTTAAAAAAAGCTGAATATAATCTGCGGACTCGCCTGATTGTGATTCAAACTGGCACCCGCACTGTGGGGGCGATCGCGGATAGTGCCAGAGAATTTGTTTCTATTCCCACAAATGCGATTCAACCCCCACCAGACGCGATCGGCGCTTCGAGCAAATATATTTCCGGAATTATCCGTCTCGGAGAAAGAATCATTCTGTTACTGAATGTGGAGCAACTCTTAACGATCGCAGATGAAATCACCGACTTGCCGACGGTTCGCTCTTGA
- a CDS encoding chemotaxis protein CheA, with product MSENEGQSPFFDEFLDDYFAESDTHLTSIRSNLLSLESLLDHIINEQLTSEIKLEMKSLVDELLRSFHTLKGLSGMVGIKEAEALAHQLESCLRALREEQVSLSRSAMEAVIAGVKVLEETIAARRTKTEPPNISAIMGQIAAQLPRNGFRGDSPLVAQERGSGEGSGRAGGDISPLPSAGPCAPLPTASPPASPPPAPEESPVQLKPEELQRLQTAITKGAQAWHIEFFPDRERAERGINVNYIRSRLQEIGDLIHASPRLAPGGKTLFDFVVATTSADENLFPHPEQDGIGYRRFYPPEPEAIAPAEATESVTTEAETQAPPPMTQAPMTQQAKPLEPTGKPTEETPVTSPEVGEEEVTEAVPTPRPEGTPSKRSPGVSVMPSNVVRVDLARLDDLMRMLGELVISRARLEDQLVRLGNTVPTKHLRPIRETSQTLERQLRDLRQGVMRVRLVPIGQIFSRMQFVVRDVARETHKKVYLEIKGEETEIDKYVVERLMDPLLHIVRNAISHGLESESDRLQSGKPAQGNLALRAATSGEMVILEIEDDGRGVDVNQVTERARKMSVLDSETQVDLISLLDILCLSGFSTKEQADLTSGRGVGLAVVKNTVQELGGVLSLTTAPGRGTKFTIELPLTLAIADALIVSVGGQTFAVPESSVREVIEVESHKITTLDNWEHNAACNAGLGGNQGLSEVQHRYTELLSFRQDVLPLRRLAHLFGLSQIDQDRFHAVIIGKDLNTVGIIVDRIIGRREIVVQPLSDPLIQVPGLAGATELGDGRVVLILDVSALIRLSKDSEKWSQT from the coding sequence ATGTCTGAGAATGAAGGACAATCTCCATTTTTTGATGAATTCTTAGACGATTACTTTGCTGAAAGTGACACCCACCTCACGAGTATTCGGAGTAATTTACTTTCCTTAGAATCGTTGCTGGATCACATCATTAATGAACAATTAACTTCAGAAATAAAACTAGAGATGAAGTCTTTAGTGGATGAACTATTGCGGAGTTTTCATACTCTTAAAGGTTTGTCCGGGATGGTGGGCATCAAAGAGGCTGAAGCCTTGGCTCACCAACTAGAGAGTTGTCTTCGGGCTTTACGAGAGGAACAAGTTAGTCTTTCTCGGTCAGCGATGGAAGCGGTGATTGCTGGGGTGAAAGTGTTAGAAGAGACGATCGCCGCTCGTCGCACCAAAACCGAGCCCCCAAATATCAGCGCCATCATGGGACAAATTGCCGCCCAGTTGCCCAGGAACGGCTTTAGGGGCGATTCACCCCTGGTCGCCCAGGAGCGGGGGAGCGGGGAAGGGAGCGGGAGAGCCGGAGGAGATATTTCCCCTCTGCCGTCGGCAGGCCCCTGTGCTCCTCTGCCGACGGCAAGCCCCCCTGCATCCCCGCCGCCCGCCCCAGAGGAGTCCCCGGTTCAATTAAAACCAGAGGAGTTGCAACGGTTACAAACGGCGATTACAAAAGGCGCTCAAGCGTGGCATATTGAGTTTTTCCCTGATCGCGAGCGAGCCGAACGGGGGATTAATGTCAACTATATTCGCAGTCGGTTGCAAGAAATTGGCGACTTAATTCATGCCTCGCCTCGGCTGGCGCCAGGGGGGAAAACTCTGTTTGATTTTGTGGTCGCTACCACCAGCGCCGATGAAAACTTGTTTCCCCATCCAGAACAGGATGGGATCGGCTATCGTCGCTTTTACCCTCCTGAGCCGGAAGCGATCGCCCCCGCCGAGGCGACAGAATCGGTCACCACCGAGGCAGAAACCCAGGCTCCCCCACCGATGACTCAGGCACCAATGACTCAGCAAGCAAAACCCCTAGAACCGACCGGAAAACCTACCGAAGAAACGCCAGTCACATCTCCCGAAGTCGGGGAAGAAGAAGTTACCGAAGCAGTGCCGACGCCCCGACCGGAAGGGACGCCTTCTAAGCGATCGCCCGGAGTCTCCGTGATGCCATCCAATGTGGTGCGGGTGGACTTAGCCCGACTTGACGATCTGATGCGGATGCTGGGAGAACTGGTGATTAGTCGAGCTCGCCTGGAAGATCAATTAGTTCGCCTGGGCAATACCGTCCCTACGAAGCATTTACGCCCCATTCGCGAAACCAGCCAAACTTTAGAGCGACAATTGCGAGATTTGCGCCAGGGCGTGATGCGAGTGCGCTTAGTGCCGATTGGTCAAATCTTTTCGCGGATGCAGTTTGTGGTGCGAGATGTGGCCAGAGAGACTCACAAGAAAGTTTACCTGGAGATTAAGGGAGAGGAGACAGAAATTGATAAGTATGTCGTCGAACGATTGATGGATCCGCTGTTACATATTGTCCGCAATGCCATTAGTCATGGGCTGGAATCGGAATCAGACCGATTACAATCGGGAAAACCGGCTCAGGGGAATTTAGCCCTGCGAGCGGCCACTTCCGGGGAAATGGTAATCCTGGAAATTGAAGATGATGGACGCGGGGTGGATGTTAACCAGGTGACAGAAAGGGCTAGAAAGATGAGCGTACTCGATTCTGAGACCCAGGTTGACCTGATATCTTTATTGGATATTTTATGTTTATCGGGCTTTTCCACGAAAGAGCAGGCGGATCTGACCAGCGGTCGAGGGGTGGGCTTGGCAGTGGTCAAAAATACGGTGCAGGAACTAGGCGGGGTTTTGTCGTTGACCACCGCCCCAGGACGCGGAACCAAGTTTACTATTGAACTGCCTTTAACCTTGGCGATCGCCGATGCCTTGATTGTTTCCGTAGGGGGGCAAACTTTTGCCGTGCCGGAGTCTTCCGTGCGGGAAGTGATTGAAGTGGAATCCCACAAGATTACCACCCTGGACAATTGGGAGCATAATGCTGCTTGTAATGCCGGCTTAGGCGGAAATCAAGGACTCTCGGAAGTCCAGCATCGCTATACCGAACTGCTTTCTTTTCGCCAAGATGTTTTGCCTCTCCGACGGTTAGCTCACCTGTTTGGCTTAAGTCAAATAGATCAAGATCGTTTCCATGCGGTGATTATTGGCAAAGATTTAAATACTGTCGGCATTATTGTGGATCGGATTATTGGTCGCCGGGAAATCGTGGTTCAACCTCTGAGCGATCCCTTAATTCAAGTTCCCGGTTTAGCCGGAGCCACAGAATTAGGGGATGGTCGGGTGGTGTTAATTCTGGATGTGTCGGCCTTAATTAGATTAAGTAAAGATAGTGAAAAATGGAGCCAAACCTAA
- a CDS encoding PleD family two-component system response regulator, giving the protein MKKILVIDDSSTMRRMVKKSLEKIENVKFDEASSGLEAIERLVFGPVDLMVLDLNMPDMHGLEVLKFVRNHESYREIPVIVLTTRNDDASCVAALAAGASRYITKPFEPQVLSAQANVLLNYQEG; this is encoded by the coding sequence ATGAAAAAGATTTTGGTAATTGATGATTCTTCTACCATGCGACGGATGGTCAAAAAATCCTTAGAAAAAATAGAAAATGTTAAGTTCGATGAAGCCAGCAGTGGCCTGGAAGCGATCGAGCGTTTAGTCTTTGGTCCGGTTGATTTAATGGTATTAGACTTAAATATGCCGGATATGCATGGTTTAGAAGTCCTTAAATTTGTGCGGAACCACGAAAGCTACCGAGAAATCCCGGTAATTGTTTTAACAACCCGCAACGACGACGCCAGTTGTGTCGCCGCTTTAGCGGCTGGAGCTTCAAGATATATCACTAAACCATTTGAACCGCAAGTGCTATCGGCACAAGCCAACGTTTTGTTGAATTATCAAGAGGGATAA